The following nucleotide sequence is from bacterium.
AACACCCGCCTCCAGGTCGAGCACACGGTGACCGAGATGGTGACCGGACTCGACCTCGTGGCCGAGCAGCTGGCGATCGCCGACGGCCATCCGCTCTCCTTCGACGAGGCCCCGGTGGTCGGCCACGCCATCGAGTTGCGCGTCAACGCCGAGGACCCGGCCAACCGGTTCCGCCCCTCGCCTGGGACCGTAACCGAGTACCAGGAGCCCGGAGGCCCGGGCGTGCGGGTGGACTCGTGGATCACGCCGGGCACCACGGTCAGCCAGTACTACGACAACCTGCTGGCCAAGCTGGTGGTGTGGGGCCGGACCAGGGAAGCCGCGATAGCCCGGGCCGAACGTGCCCTCGACGAGTACCGCGTGGCGGGCGTGGCCACCACGCTGCCGGCCCACCGAGCTGTGCTGTCCCACCCGGTCTTCGTCAGCGGCGAGGCCCACACCCGGTTCGTGGAAGAGGAGCTGATGCTCGACCCCGAGCCGTTCGACCGGGGTGAGGCCCGACCCACCGAGGATCGGGGGCCGGGCCGCGAGATGACGGTGGAGGTGGGCGGGCGCAAGTTCGACGTGACCTTCTGGTCCCCGGCGGCGCCGGACCCGGCCGGCGGGGATCGCCCGATGCGGCGCCCACCGCAGCGGCGGGCCGCCGGAGGGCCGGCTTCCACCGAGCCCGGGATGGTGCTGTCCCCCATGCAGGGAACCATCGTCAAGGTGTCGGTCAAGGCGGGAGACCGGGTGACGGCCGATCAGCAGATCTGCGTCCTCGAGGCGATGAAGATGGAGAACGAGATCAAGAGTCCTATGGACGGGGAGCTGGTGGAGCTGAAGGTCCGGCCGGGTGACACCGTCCGCACCAACGAGCTCATAGCCATCATCCGCTAGTTGCTAGTTGCTAGTTGCTAGTTGCTAACAATCAATAAACGGTGCCTAATAGTAACTATGGACCAGTCGCCGGCGTCGAGATCTCGTCAGGGCCTTGCTTGGTTAGTCTGACTAGACTAACCAGGACCGACAGGCAGGCGATGAGCGAACGGATAGTCAACATATATGAGGCCAAGACCAACCTCTCGAAACTCCTCAAACGCGTGGAGGAGGGCGAGGAGGTCGTGATCGGACGCGCCGGGAGACCGGTCGCTCGGCTCTGTGCCTACCAGCCCCGCAGGGCGCCCCGGACGCCCGGGCGCCTGGCGGGCAAGGTCAAGATGGCCC
It contains:
- a CDS encoding type II toxin-antitoxin system prevent-host-death family antitoxin, producing the protein MSERIVNIYEAKTNLSKLLKRVEEGEEVVIGRAGRPVARLCAYQPRRAPRTPGRLAGKVKMAPDFSDTPEWLIDAFEG
- a CDS encoding acetyl-CoA carboxylase biotin carboxylase subunit — encoded protein: MDSLLVANRGEIAVRVIRTAAELGLRTIAVYSELDRDALHVELADEAWNIGGPPASESYLNARRIIDVARRSGAAAIHPGYGFLSENAGFARLVEDAGITWVGPPARAIELMGDKIRSRQTAEQAGVAPVPGTTDAVLSLKEAAPIASRIGYPIAVKASHGGGGKGLRVAANRKELGNAIEGARREAEAYFGNPAVYLEAYLDRARHIEAQIIVDRHGNARFLGERDCSVQRRHQKLIEEAPSTLLTPEGRRGLGEAALAIAEACDYTNAGTVEFLVRPDGTFYFLEMNTRLQVEHTVTEMVTGLDLVAEQLAIADGHPLSFDEAPVVGHAIELRVNAEDPANRFRPSPGTVTEYQEPGGPGVRVDSWITPGTTVSQYYDNLLAKLVVWGRTREAAIARAERALDEYRVAGVATTLPAHRAVLSHPVFVSGEAHTRFVEEELMLDPEPFDRGEARPTEDRGPGREMTVEVGGRKFDVTFWSPAAPDPAGGDRPMRRPPQRRAAGGPASTEPGMVLSPMQGTIVKVSVKAGDRVTADQQICVLEAMKMENEIKSPMDGELVELKVRPGDTVRTNELIAIIR